In one Brienomyrus brachyistius isolate T26 chromosome 5, BBRACH_0.4, whole genome shotgun sequence genomic region, the following are encoded:
- the xylt2 gene encoding xylosyltransferase 2 isoform X2 yields the protein MLVPVHLLFISAPFFSLVAFSARFIYIFHHVRVFLARSQLWHSAKKHRRSKLPDNNSHDSRRATSVWEGQHGALGRNRSRWRVGRDRLGGAASRAPIQEPEQHKRAGRRRGGTAEGVPSSSRNFTEQKAEEGMGPVLPAQQGDVGSVGGAPPALSSDFVPKCDIVGKDALSALHRASSRQCRQEIANVVCQHHDGKLMPQSFPQFCPQQHGLPSPVLQSNDLDDGQDKVDNPVRVAFMLVVHGRAIRQLKRLIKAIYHREHFYYIHVDKRSNYLHREVLLIAERYPNVRVTPWRMVTIWGGASLLKTYLRSMQDLLAMREWKWDFFINLSATDFPTRTNEELVAFLSQNRDKNFLKSHGRENTRFIKKQGLDRLFHECDSHMWRLGDRVIPEGLEVSGGSDWFSLTRRFVEYVINSQDALVSGLKQFYSYTLLPAESFFHTVLGNSHMCDTLIDNNLRVTNWNRKLGCKCQYKHIVDWCGCSPNDFKPSDLIRIQQLSRPTFFARKFESTVNQEAIDILDAHLYGHYAPGTPALKAYWESVFEEADGLGALSDVALTSYSSFFRLGLRSLEATHGGSKACRYEPLSHPISVQLYFYDDRFQGYLVRQEVQNVVMRTKEVLEIWAVPQSTLQLESNLQEFERLKNLEVGTRWDPKERIFRNFGGVLGPLDEPVAVQKWARGPNLTATIVWIDPTQVVAASYDISVDVDAEFTQYKPPLQRPLRPGAWTVRVLRLWERMAEIQFLVMPLAFKGGRPLQKEEDSWLHAGPPGNLYMEQGFQQLNQVLKLPSGDAALALANRNSLLVGKALEDWVDRSVRAFWLTGDLCAARSSPCPSLGLCLKSTWSSLSPDPKSELGPVKSDGRIR from the exons ATGCTGGTCCCGGTGCACTTGTTATTTATATCAGCGCCATTTTTCAGTTTGGTCGCCTTTTCTGCtcgttttatttacattttccaCCATGTTCGGGTTTTCCTTGCTAGATCACAGCTCTGGCACAGTGCG AAGAAGCACAGAAGGTCGAAGCTGCCTGACAACAACAGCCACGATTCCAGGCGGGCTACTTCCGTATGGGAGGGACAGCATGGGGCACTGGGGAGAAATCGCAGCCGCTGGAGGGTCGGAAGGGACCGGCTCGGGGGCGCGGCATCCCGGGCCCCGATTCAGGAGCCAGAGCAGCACAAAAGGGCCGGCAGGAGACGCGGAGGTACAGCAGAGGGGGTGCCCTCCAGCAGCCGCAACTTTACAGAGCAGAAGGCGGAGGAGGGGATGGGGCCCGTCCTGCCGGCCCAGCAGGGTGACGTCGGCAGTGTGGGGGGCGCCCCTCCGGCCCTCAGCAGTGACTTTGTGCCCAAGTGCGACATAGTGGGCAAGGACGCGCTGTCTGCCCTGCACCGTGCCAGCTCCCGCCAGTGCAGGCAGGAGATCGCCAACGTCGTGTGCCAGCATCATGACGGAAAGCTGATGCCGCAGTCGTTCCCACAGTTCTGCCCGCAGCAACACG GTCTGCCCAGTCCCGTGCTTCAGAGCAATGACCTGGACGACGGACAGGACAAGGTGGATAATCCGGTGCGTGTGGCGTTCATGCTGGTGGTCCACGGCCGTGCCATCCGGCAGCTCAAGCGCCTCATCAAAGCCATATATCACCGGGAGCACTTCTACTACATACACGTGGACAAG CGCTCCAACTACCTGCACCGTGAGGTGCTGCTGATCGCCGAGCGCTACCCAAACGTGCGTGTCACGCCCTGGCGGATGGTGACCATCTGGGGCGGGGCCAGTCTGCTCAAGACGTACCTGCGCAGCATGCAGGACCTGCTGGCCATGAGAGAGTGGAAGTGGGACTTCTTCATCAATCTGAGTGCCACAGACTTCCCCACCAG GACCAATGAGGAACTGGTGGCTTTTCTCTCTCAGAATAGAGACAAGAATTTCCTCAAGTCTCACGGAAGGGAAAACACAAG GTTCATCAAGAAGCAAGGCTTGGACCGCCTCTTCCACGAGTGCGACTCCCACATGTGGCGGCTTGGAGACAGAGTGATACCAGAGGGCCTGGAAGTCTCAGGTGGCTCCGACTGGTTTTCCCTTACACGCCGTTTCGTGGAGTACGTCATCAACTCCCAGGACGCGCTGGTATCAGGCCTGAAGCAGTTCTACAGCTACACCTTACTCCCGGCTGAG TCATTCTTCCACACGGTCCTGGGCAACAGTCACATGTGTGACACGCTTATCGACAACAACCTTCGCGTCACCAACTGGAACCGCAAACTGGGCTGCAAGTGCCAGTACAAGCACATCGTGGACTGGTGCGGCTGCTCGCCCAACGACTTCAAGCCCTCGGACCTGATCAGGATCCAG CAACTGAGTCGCCCGACTTTCTTTGCCCGCAAATTTGAGTCGACGGTGAATCAGGAGGCAATAGACATACTGGACGCCCATCTGTACGGGCATTACGCCCCCGGCACGCCGGCGCTCAAAGCCTACTGGGAGAGCGTCTTCGAGGAGGCAGATGGCCTCGGTGCACTGAGCGACGTGGCCCTCACCTCCTACTCCTCGTTTTTTCGCTTGGGCCTCCGCAGCCTAGAGGCCACCCACGGAGGCAGCAAAGCCTGCCG GTATGAACCTCTCAGCCATCCCATATCTGTGCAGCTGTACTTCTACGATGACCGTTTCCAGGGCTACCTGGTCAGACAGGAAGTGCAGAATGTCGTCATGAGAACGAAGGAGGTTCTGGAGATCTGGGCCGTGCCCCAGAGCACCCTGCAGCTGGAAAGCAACCTACAGGAGTTTGAGAGGCTTAAGAACCTGGAG GTAGGGACACGGTGGGACCCCAAGGAGAGGATTTTCCGCAATTTTGGGGGGGTTCTGGGCCCCCTAGACGAGCCTGTGGCAGTCCAGAAGTGGGCGAGGGGACCCAACCTGACGGCCACTATAGTCTGGATCGATCCGACCCAGGTGGTGGCAGCTTCCTATGACATCAGCGTGGACGTCGATGCAGAATTCACGCAGTACAAGCCACCTTTACAGCGGCCCCTCCGCCCCGGGGCCTGGACAGTGAGGGTCCTTCGCCTGTGGGAGCGCATGGCTGAGATCCAGTTCCTGGTAATGCCCTTGGCATTTAAAGGAGGGCGGCCATTACAGAAAG AAGAGGACAGCTGGCTTCACGCTGGTCCCCCTGGGAACCTCTACATGGAACAGGGCTTCCAGCAGCTGAACCAGGTTCTGAAGCTGCCCAGTGGAGATGCCGCCCTGGCGCTGGCCAACAGGAACTCCCTGCTGGTGGGCAAGGCTCTGGAAGACTGGGTAGACCGCAGTGTCAGGGCCTTTTGGTTGACTGGTGACCTGTGTGCTGCTCGCTCCTCACCCTGCCCGTCTTTGGGCCTCTGCCTCAAATCCACCTGGAGTTCCCTTTCTCCAGACCCCAAGTCTGAACTTGGGCCAGTCAAAAGTGACGGTCGTATCCGGTAG
- the xylt2 gene encoding xylosyltransferase 2 isoform X1, which produces MVASARVQKLLWRYKPAIVAALVVLLVQGLVVWSLRSLEEGEVEKKHRRSKLPDNNSHDSRRATSVWEGQHGALGRNRSRWRVGRDRLGGAASRAPIQEPEQHKRAGRRRGGTAEGVPSSSRNFTEQKAEEGMGPVLPAQQGDVGSVGGAPPALSSDFVPKCDIVGKDALSALHRASSRQCRQEIANVVCQHHDGKLMPQSFPQFCPQQHGLPSPVLQSNDLDDGQDKVDNPVRVAFMLVVHGRAIRQLKRLIKAIYHREHFYYIHVDKRSNYLHREVLLIAERYPNVRVTPWRMVTIWGGASLLKTYLRSMQDLLAMREWKWDFFINLSATDFPTRTNEELVAFLSQNRDKNFLKSHGRENTRFIKKQGLDRLFHECDSHMWRLGDRVIPEGLEVSGGSDWFSLTRRFVEYVINSQDALVSGLKQFYSYTLLPAESFFHTVLGNSHMCDTLIDNNLRVTNWNRKLGCKCQYKHIVDWCGCSPNDFKPSDLIRIQQLSRPTFFARKFESTVNQEAIDILDAHLYGHYAPGTPALKAYWESVFEEADGLGALSDVALTSYSSFFRLGLRSLEATHGGSKACRYEPLSHPISVQLYFYDDRFQGYLVRQEVQNVVMRTKEVLEIWAVPQSTLQLESNLQEFERLKNLEVGTRWDPKERIFRNFGGVLGPLDEPVAVQKWARGPNLTATIVWIDPTQVVAASYDISVDVDAEFTQYKPPLQRPLRPGAWTVRVLRLWERMAEIQFLVMPLAFKGGRPLQKEEDSWLHAGPPGNLYMEQGFQQLNQVLKLPSGDAALALANRNSLLVGKALEDWVDRSVRAFWLTGDLCAARSSPCPSLGLCLKSTWSSLSPDPKSELGPVKSDGRIR; this is translated from the exons ATGGTGGCGAGCGCTCGGGTGCAGAAGCTGCTCTGGCGGTACAAGCCGGCGATCGTGGCGGCCCTGGTCGTCCTCCTCGTTCAGGGGCTTGTGGTGTGGAGCCTGAGGAGCCTTGAAGAAGGAGAGGTGGAA AAGAAGCACAGAAGGTCGAAGCTGCCTGACAACAACAGCCACGATTCCAGGCGGGCTACTTCCGTATGGGAGGGACAGCATGGGGCACTGGGGAGAAATCGCAGCCGCTGGAGGGTCGGAAGGGACCGGCTCGGGGGCGCGGCATCCCGGGCCCCGATTCAGGAGCCAGAGCAGCACAAAAGGGCCGGCAGGAGACGCGGAGGTACAGCAGAGGGGGTGCCCTCCAGCAGCCGCAACTTTACAGAGCAGAAGGCGGAGGAGGGGATGGGGCCCGTCCTGCCGGCCCAGCAGGGTGACGTCGGCAGTGTGGGGGGCGCCCCTCCGGCCCTCAGCAGTGACTTTGTGCCCAAGTGCGACATAGTGGGCAAGGACGCGCTGTCTGCCCTGCACCGTGCCAGCTCCCGCCAGTGCAGGCAGGAGATCGCCAACGTCGTGTGCCAGCATCATGACGGAAAGCTGATGCCGCAGTCGTTCCCACAGTTCTGCCCGCAGCAACACG GTCTGCCCAGTCCCGTGCTTCAGAGCAATGACCTGGACGACGGACAGGACAAGGTGGATAATCCGGTGCGTGTGGCGTTCATGCTGGTGGTCCACGGCCGTGCCATCCGGCAGCTCAAGCGCCTCATCAAAGCCATATATCACCGGGAGCACTTCTACTACATACACGTGGACAAG CGCTCCAACTACCTGCACCGTGAGGTGCTGCTGATCGCCGAGCGCTACCCAAACGTGCGTGTCACGCCCTGGCGGATGGTGACCATCTGGGGCGGGGCCAGTCTGCTCAAGACGTACCTGCGCAGCATGCAGGACCTGCTGGCCATGAGAGAGTGGAAGTGGGACTTCTTCATCAATCTGAGTGCCACAGACTTCCCCACCAG GACCAATGAGGAACTGGTGGCTTTTCTCTCTCAGAATAGAGACAAGAATTTCCTCAAGTCTCACGGAAGGGAAAACACAAG GTTCATCAAGAAGCAAGGCTTGGACCGCCTCTTCCACGAGTGCGACTCCCACATGTGGCGGCTTGGAGACAGAGTGATACCAGAGGGCCTGGAAGTCTCAGGTGGCTCCGACTGGTTTTCCCTTACACGCCGTTTCGTGGAGTACGTCATCAACTCCCAGGACGCGCTGGTATCAGGCCTGAAGCAGTTCTACAGCTACACCTTACTCCCGGCTGAG TCATTCTTCCACACGGTCCTGGGCAACAGTCACATGTGTGACACGCTTATCGACAACAACCTTCGCGTCACCAACTGGAACCGCAAACTGGGCTGCAAGTGCCAGTACAAGCACATCGTGGACTGGTGCGGCTGCTCGCCCAACGACTTCAAGCCCTCGGACCTGATCAGGATCCAG CAACTGAGTCGCCCGACTTTCTTTGCCCGCAAATTTGAGTCGACGGTGAATCAGGAGGCAATAGACATACTGGACGCCCATCTGTACGGGCATTACGCCCCCGGCACGCCGGCGCTCAAAGCCTACTGGGAGAGCGTCTTCGAGGAGGCAGATGGCCTCGGTGCACTGAGCGACGTGGCCCTCACCTCCTACTCCTCGTTTTTTCGCTTGGGCCTCCGCAGCCTAGAGGCCACCCACGGAGGCAGCAAAGCCTGCCG GTATGAACCTCTCAGCCATCCCATATCTGTGCAGCTGTACTTCTACGATGACCGTTTCCAGGGCTACCTGGTCAGACAGGAAGTGCAGAATGTCGTCATGAGAACGAAGGAGGTTCTGGAGATCTGGGCCGTGCCCCAGAGCACCCTGCAGCTGGAAAGCAACCTACAGGAGTTTGAGAGGCTTAAGAACCTGGAG GTAGGGACACGGTGGGACCCCAAGGAGAGGATTTTCCGCAATTTTGGGGGGGTTCTGGGCCCCCTAGACGAGCCTGTGGCAGTCCAGAAGTGGGCGAGGGGACCCAACCTGACGGCCACTATAGTCTGGATCGATCCGACCCAGGTGGTGGCAGCTTCCTATGACATCAGCGTGGACGTCGATGCAGAATTCACGCAGTACAAGCCACCTTTACAGCGGCCCCTCCGCCCCGGGGCCTGGACAGTGAGGGTCCTTCGCCTGTGGGAGCGCATGGCTGAGATCCAGTTCCTGGTAATGCCCTTGGCATTTAAAGGAGGGCGGCCATTACAGAAAG AAGAGGACAGCTGGCTTCACGCTGGTCCCCCTGGGAACCTCTACATGGAACAGGGCTTCCAGCAGCTGAACCAGGTTCTGAAGCTGCCCAGTGGAGATGCCGCCCTGGCGCTGGCCAACAGGAACTCCCTGCTGGTGGGCAAGGCTCTGGAAGACTGGGTAGACCGCAGTGTCAGGGCCTTTTGGTTGACTGGTGACCTGTGTGCTGCTCGCTCCTCACCCTGCCCGTCTTTGGGCCTCTGCCTCAAATCCACCTGGAGTTCCCTTTCTCCAGACCCCAAGTCTGAACTTGGGCCAGTCAAAAGTGACGGTCGTATCCGGTAG